From the Patescibacteria group bacterium genome, the window AAGCATCAAGGGTGGGAGAAGAGGTCCTGGAAGCTGATTTTTTGCCAAATAAAAAACCGAAAAAGGATTTTTTAGTGGACGGAGTTGGCGAAGGAGCAACTGGTTTAGACTCAGGTTTAGGCGAAGGGGTAGGAATAGTAGTGCTTGGACTATCAGGGGTAGGTTTTATTTTTGTACCATAATTAATTTGTGAACCAGATTTGAGAAATGATGAAGAAGGTTGATTTTGTGGGGTAGTTTTTGCTGCCAGAGAAGCGGGCGCAGAGGTAGTGTGGCTAGAAATTTTTTCAATAGGTTCAGTTTTGGCGGGTCTTTGGATTGGAATAATTTGTTCACCAGAAATAGGTGCCAACTCTGGTTCAGTTTTAGCAGCTTGCGTTTTGGGTTCAGTATAATCTTTGCCAATCGATTTTTTGAGCGTATAGCTGGTATTAAATGAAGGTTTCTTTTTATTTGCCGTAGGCTGGGGGTTTTGTTGGGGATCGATGTTTTTATTAGAGATCGCACTCGGCGAGAAAGCCCCCAAATTAGAAATTAAAACTTTATTGCCTTGTGCTAATTGCGAGGTCACGACATTAATAAAAGTTCTTACGAATAATTCCGTTTTTTTCACAGGTAAATTTGAATTTGTCGCTAATAATCTCACAAATTCTTTTCTGAGCATTAAAAAACCCTCCTTTTTATTCTTTTATCTCAAATTTCAGTTTGGAATTAGTTTTATATTAAAATAAAACTATAAAGACGGGATTTCAGTTTATCCGCAATGCAGATCTCTAATTGTTTGAGCATCTATTTTAATCGTACTATTTCCATAATTTGTTGTCAAATCTTGGCATTTTTTCAATAATAGTTTAAGATAAAAAGAGACAAAACAAAAATTAAAATATTAAATTTATTTCTATAAAACATAAATTTCAACAGATGAGGGGCAAGATGCTTCCTATTTCTTTGTATCGTAAATGGAGACCACAGCGGTTTGAAGAGGTCGTGAACCAAGCGCCAGTGGTAAAAACTCTCGCTGGCGCAATTCGCCATGGCCATATTTCGCATGCTTATTTATTTGCTGGGCCTCGCGGGACTGGCAAAACCACGATTGCGAGGTTATTGGCTAAGGCCGTTAATTGTGAAAATAATAAAAGTTTCGAGCCGTGCAACAGATGCCAGTCGTGTCTTGAAATAAGTGAGTCTAGGTCATTGGATATTTTTGAAATTGACGCAGCTTCGCATCGCGGCATTGATAAAATTAGAGATTTGATTGAAAAAATTAAATTTACACCCGCCCGGGCGCGATATAAGGTATTTGTCATTGATGAAGTCCATATGTTAACTCGCGAAGCGTTTAACGCCCTGCTAAAAACACTCGAAGAACCGCCAGTGCACGCGATCTTTATTTTGGCAACCACAGAGGCTTACAAGATACCACCAACCATTCTTTCACGTTGTCAACGTTTTGATTTTAAAAGATTATCAGTTTTACAAATTTCCCAGCAACTCGAAAAAATCGCCAAAACTGAAAAAATCAAAATTGAAGCCGGAGGTACGGAGTTATTAGCACAAAATTCTGAAGGATCATTGCGTGATGCCATTGGTTTTTTGGATCAGCTTCGGGCAATGACCAAAAGCAATATCACTTTAGCAGACATTGAATATGTATTGGGTTTGACTTCGCAAAAATCAGTCCTGAGGTTAATGGATTTAATTTTTAAAAACTCTTTAAAGGAAGCGGTTGAATTGGTGAATAAAATTTTTAGCAAAGGCTATGAATTGCCGCAATTTGCCAATGCCGTGATTGAAGAATTAAGAAAATTAGTCTTAGCTAAAAGTGGTTTGGAATTTTCTTTTTTAGGCTTAGACGAGGATGAAGAAGCTAAGTTTTCCAAATGGCAAGATCGAGTTAGCCTAAAAAGATTACTAGAAATCATCAAAGCTTTTCGTGGCGTGGAGGATTATTTAAAAACTGTCTCGCAACCACCACTGGCCCTCGAAATGGTTTTAGTGGAATTAATCGTGCCAAACCTTGAAAAAGACGGAGAAACAAGATTTCAGGACAAAATTGTAAAGCCGAGTGTAGATTCGCCAAAATCTGACACATCAAAAAGTAGTTCATCTAAATCAAATTTAAAAATCGAGCACCCAAAACAGAATCTCAAAACCGAGAATCCTCAAGAAATGACGAAATTTATCGAACTTTGGGCGGAAATTTGTGAAAAAGTTAAAGAGGAAAATAGCTCTTTAGCCTCGTTTTTGAAAATGTGCGTGCCATTGCAAATTTTAGATGATAAAATAATTATTGGAGCAAAATTTAAATTATATATTGATAAAATTCACGAAAAAAAGGTCTTAGTTGAAAAAGTGATCGAGGCTGTTTTTGGCCAAGGATATGAATTATCGTGTGAAAAAGTGACTGATCAAAACAAAGACCAATTTCAGCAAAATTCAGATAAATTACGGGAAGCGGAAGAGCAGCTCGAAGAAAAATTAGCCCAAGAAGCGCGTCAAGTTTTTGAGTAATAAATAATTTTAAAGAGGATTAAGTGGCGAGAAAACGCAACCGCACCACCCATGCCAAAAAATTTGATCAAATGGCGGATATTGTCGGCAAATTGCCACCACAAAACATTGAAGCTGAAAAATCGCTTTTAGGTTCTCTATTGATTGATAAAGACGCGATTATAAAAGTGGCGGATATTTTAAAGGTTGAAGATTTTTATCGGGAAACGCACGGCCAAATTTATGGGGCAATGCTGGGTTTGTATGATAAAAAAATGCCAATTGATTTAATTACTTTGACTGATATTTTAGAGAAATTAAAAATTTTAGAAGAAGTTGGCGGGGCAAGCTATTTAGCCACCTTAGCAAATTCCGTACCCACTGCCAGCCACGTGGTTTATTATGCCAATATCATTAGCCAAAAAGGAATTTTAAGAAGGCTTATTGAAGCTGCGCAAAATATTGCCCAGTTAGGTTATGAAGAATCTGAAGATGTTGATGCAGTTTTAGATAGCTCAGAGAGAATTTTGTTTGATGTCACCCAAAAATTTTTAAAGCAAGAATTTGTTTCCATGAAAGATGTTTTATCTGATACTTTTGAGAGGATTGATAAGCTTCACAAAGAAAAAGGCAAAATGCGGGGTGTACCGACTGGTTTTGACGGCTTGGATAATATTTTGGCTGGTTTGCAGCCTTCTGATTTTATTGTTTTAGCTTCCAGACCTTCGATGGGAAAAACTACCCTAGCTTTAAATATGGCCGCACATGTGGCAATTAAATTAAAAATTCCGACCGGAATTTTTTCTCTGGAAATGAGCAAAGAACAATTAGTTGACCGAATGCTTTGTACGCAGGCGGGCGTGGATTCGTGGAAATTACGGACCGGCAATCTTGATGATGAAGATTTTCCGAAAATTGGTTATGCAATGGGGGTCTTGTCTGAGGCGCCTTTGTATATTGACGACGCACCGGTTTTAAACTCGATGGAAATTCGCACCAGAGCTCGAAAATTAAAAGCGGAACATGGTTTAGGTTTGATAGTAATTGATTATTTACAGCTAATCCAAGGTCGAAGTTTTACAGGTGATCAAAACCGTGTCCAAGAAATTTCTGAAGTGAGCCGTTCCTTGAAAGCCTTGGCTCGGGAATTAAACATTCCAGTTTTAACCTGCTCACAACTTTCAAGAGCCGTGGAAATGAGGCCGAATCACCAGCCGCAATTAGCTGATTTACGAGAGTCAGGTTCAATTGAACAAGATGCAGACGTGGTGATGTTTATTTATCGGGAAGATTATTATGACAAAGACACGGAAAACAAAAATATTGCGCAAATAATGATTAAAAAACATCGCAATGGCCCAACTGGCGAAATTGAGCTTTATTTTGTACCTGACCAATTAGCTTTTAAGGATTTGGAAAAAAAACGTAAAGTTGAAGCTCGTTCGTAGAAACATTAAATACAGTAGAAGCATTAAATACATAGGAAAGAGATGAAAGATTTTTTTGATGAAAACGTGATTGATTGGCGAACAATTGATGACTACCAAAATGAGGGAACTTTGGCGGGTTTGTGTATGGCGCTGGCAGAATCTGACAAATTATTAAATTATATTCTCACTCAGCAACATTATTTGGGCAAGAATGTTTATGAAAAAATCCATGAGGCCAAAGGCCGCTTTTCTGATTTGAAAAATTTAGCGCGGGCGCTTGAAGTAAAAGAGAGTATTTTTGTAGAATATGACCAGGAAGTTTCCAAAGAAGATATTAAAATGGCTTTAAAATATTACCGTGAGGCGATTTTAGATCTTACCGAGAACAAAAAGCCAGATTCAGGTGCTTTTGAAAGAATTTCATCCTGGATAAATTATAATTTTATTTTTCATTCAGGTCGATTCAGAAAAGTGGTAATCAGTTTTTTGGTGGCGATTTTCTTATTGATAATTTTAGACGTAACTCATCCTGGCCAGGCAATCGTGCACTTTTTAACAAGTTTGTTATTTAAAGCTGGAAATTGGTTTTTGGTGGCTGGTGTTTTTGTGGTTGGAATCGTGATAATTGTTTTAGGGGTAATTATCTATTTTGAGAAAAAAAACCGAAAATAATAAATTTAGGCTGTGGATAACTCATCAAAAATCAAAATGCAAAAATCAAAATGCAAAATGAAAATTAGCAAAAACGAATTCAGTTTTCAAAGAAAATTAAATTAGCCCCCTTTTAGGTCTTGACAAAATTAAACCCATGGCA encodes:
- the dnaX gene encoding DNA polymerase III subunit gamma/tau, with the protein product MLPISLYRKWRPQRFEEVVNQAPVVKTLAGAIRHGHISHAYLFAGPRGTGKTTIARLLAKAVNCENNKSFEPCNRCQSCLEISESRSLDIFEIDAASHRGIDKIRDLIEKIKFTPARARYKVFVIDEVHMLTREAFNALLKTLEEPPVHAIFILATTEAYKIPPTILSRCQRFDFKRLSVLQISQQLEKIAKTEKIKIEAGGTELLAQNSEGSLRDAIGFLDQLRAMTKSNITLADIEYVLGLTSQKSVLRLMDLIFKNSLKEAVELVNKIFSKGYELPQFANAVIEELRKLVLAKSGLEFSFLGLDEDEEAKFSKWQDRVSLKRLLEIIKAFRGVEDYLKTVSQPPLALEMVLVELIVPNLEKDGETRFQDKIVKPSVDSPKSDTSKSSSSKSNLKIEHPKQNLKTENPQEMTKFIELWAEICEKVKEENSSLASFLKMCVPLQILDDKIIIGAKFKLYIDKIHEKKVLVEKVIEAVFGQGYELSCEKVTDQNKDQFQQNSDKLREAEEQLEEKLAQEARQVFE
- the dnaB gene encoding replicative DNA helicase; this translates as MADIVGKLPPQNIEAEKSLLGSLLIDKDAIIKVADILKVEDFYRETHGQIYGAMLGLYDKKMPIDLITLTDILEKLKILEEVGGASYLATLANSVPTASHVVYYANIISQKGILRRLIEAAQNIAQLGYEESEDVDAVLDSSERILFDVTQKFLKQEFVSMKDVLSDTFERIDKLHKEKGKMRGVPTGFDGLDNILAGLQPSDFIVLASRPSMGKTTLALNMAAHVAIKLKIPTGIFSLEMSKEQLVDRMLCTQAGVDSWKLRTGNLDDEDFPKIGYAMGVLSEAPLYIDDAPVLNSMEIRTRARKLKAEHGLGLIVIDYLQLIQGRSFTGDQNRVQEISEVSRSLKALARELNIPVLTCSQLSRAVEMRPNHQPQLADLRESGSIEQDADVVMFIYREDYYDKDTENKNIAQIMIKKHRNGPTGEIELYFVPDQLAFKDLEKKRKVEARS